In the genome of Dioscorea cayenensis subsp. rotundata cultivar TDr96_F1 chromosome 1, TDr96_F1_v2_PseudoChromosome.rev07_lg8_w22 25.fasta, whole genome shotgun sequence, one region contains:
- the LOC120253324 gene encoding zinc finger BED domain-containing protein RICESLEEPER 2-like yields the protein MSSSTPNFSSTPFQPGTNSSTSRAVLEGDFSMSKSFDGDDGNANKSNDSTEKSCDVIDLGEGEEEEAYLVKMLLDKRANDENDFIRAMIGKMKAKFDKCWGECNLLMSVAAVFDPRCKMRVVDFTFARMYSDREARENIAKVREALHEIYEEYVREYQHGNEHSGETPMHNNDDVGTSGKGSSGWSEFSSYVKSIEKASPQQSDLDAYLAEGCFIFEGNPGQFNALEWWKGSTLKYRILSRMARDILAIPITTVASEATFSAGGRVIDTYRSSLAPETVQALLCGGDWCRNLHGVKKKNKVSL from the exons ATGTCATCAAGCACACCAAATTTCTCATCTACACCATTTCAGCCCGGAACGAATTCATCAACTAGTCGGGCCGTGTTGGAAGGTGATTTTTCAATGAGCAaaagttttgatggtgatgatgggaatgcaaataaaagtaatgatTCAACTGAAAAGAGTTGTGATGTTATTGACCTTGGTGAGggggaagaagaggaag CCTATCTGGTGAAAATGTTGCTAGACAAAAGGGCGAATGATGAAAATGACTTTATTCGAGCAATGATTGGCAAAATGAAGGCTAAATTTGATAAATGTTGGGGGGAATGCAATTTGCTCATGTCCGTGGCCGCCGTCTTTGatccaagatgcaaaatgaGGGTTGTTGATTTCACTTTTGCAAGGATGTATTCCGATAGAGAAGCAAGAGAAAATATTGCTAAAGTTCGAGAAGCTCTACATGagatttatgaagaatatgttCGTGAATATCAACATGGCAATGAGCATAGTGGTGAAACTCCAAtgcataataatgatgatgttggTACTAGTGGCAAAGGCTCGTCAGGTTGGTCCGAATTTTCAAGTTATGTGAAATCTATTGAAAAAGCCTCTCCACAACAGTCAGATTTGGATGCATACTTAGCTGAAGGTTGTTTCATTTTTGAAGGAAATCCTGGTCAATTTAATGCCTTAGAATGGTGGAAGGGAAGTACTTTAAAATATCGCATCTTGTCAAGAATGGCTCGTGACATACTTGCTATTCCTATCACTACAGTGGCTTCAGAGGCTACTTTCAGTGCAGGTGGTAGAGTGATTGATACTTATCGTTCTTCATTGGCTCCAGAGACAGTGCAAGCATTGCTTTGTGGAGGAGATTGGTGTCGAAATCTTCATggagtgaagaagaaaaacaaagtgagtTTATAA